A region from the Leptospira ellinghausenii genome encodes:
- a CDS encoding helix-turn-helix domain-containing protein: MNTKRVGQILREAREDKKLSVKDVAKETNIAAKYIIALETEDYSQFPAETFALGFLKNYASYLKLDTAMLLNLYRGEQIEESQAPLEELTRPTTTPFSLDRNKIISLVSLFLFVISAYIIYISFEDSGSVSMDEDNTEVSQSVEPTSSSDIPSGINFVSQSVPENASVPFILTEDRGVSFSVNNQQCKMFIRGVSNGKANLGFNIFPEKNVYFFQTAEGEETILSYKIEELSSLRRDIRVVTQAVTEKSAKVLVTLKEEREGIAVKSPVGDVPIQVTLFFSKPSYVEFVLDGQMGERGLVSAGEVKHLEARDRLEIKVGDGGAVEMVQNGKERVVLGKPGKLVKKIFIRKPNPYDSTQSIIGELGE, translated from the coding sequence TTGAATACAAAACGAGTTGGTCAAATCCTAAGAGAAGCAAGAGAAGACAAAAAACTTTCTGTGAAAGATGTCGCAAAAGAAACAAACATTGCGGCCAAATACATCATTGCATTAGAAACAGAAGATTATTCTCAGTTCCCAGCAGAAACGTTTGCTCTTGGTTTTTTAAAAAACTATGCAAGTTACTTAAAACTAGATACTGCCATGTTACTTAATTTGTACCGCGGGGAACAAATTGAAGAATCACAAGCACCTCTCGAAGAACTCACTCGACCTACAACCACTCCGTTTAGTTTAGATCGTAATAAAATCATAAGCCTTGTTTCTCTCTTTTTGTTTGTGATCTCAGCTTATATCATCTACATCAGTTTTGAAGACTCCGGTTCTGTGTCCATGGATGAAGACAACACCGAGGTAAGCCAAAGTGTAGAACCTACGAGTAGTTCTGATATTCCTTCTGGCATCAACTTTGTAAGCCAAAGTGTTCCTGAAAATGCAAGTGTACCGTTTATCCTCACAGAAGATCGTGGTGTGAGTTTTAGTGTGAACAACCAACAGTGTAAGATGTTCATAAGAGGTGTTTCCAATGGAAAAGCAAATCTAGGATTTAATATTTTCCCTGAAAAGAATGTTTATTTTTTCCAGACAGCAGAGGGAGAAGAAACCATCCTTTCCTATAAGATTGAAGAGTTATCTTCCCTTCGCCGTGACATACGAGTGGTGACACAAGCAGTCACTGAAAAATCAGCAAAAGTCCTTGTGACCTTAAAAGAAGAAAGAGAAGGGATTGCTGTAAAGTCTCCTGTGGGTGATGTTCCAATCCAAGTGACATTATTTTTCTCGAAACCAAGTTACGTTGAATTCGTGTTAGATGGCCAGATGGGTGAACGTGGTCTTGTTTCTGCGGGAGAAGTTAAACACTTGGAAGCTCGCGACAGGCTCGAGATTAAGGTAGGTGATGGTGGTGCAGTGGAGATGGTACAAAACGGAAAAGAACGAGTTGTGCTTGGGAAACCGGGAAAACTTGTAAAAAAAATCTTTATCCGCAAACCAAATCCTTACGACTCTACTCAGTCCATCATTGGAGAATTAGGCGAATAA
- a CDS encoding MiaB/RimO family radical SAM methylthiotransferase, with translation MPKAKDKTDETPKSFFITTLGCPKNTVDSMAMHQSLLKEGLLPAADPEASDFHLVNTCTFIQDATKETIQTILDSIDIKKKNKQKLVVVGCFAERAGKEISADLPEVDLHFGTGKYDKAGEILRSHFPLDFKDLTEFNEDLLERLKTSKGIENYSKPYSYVKISDGCNRGCHFCIIPNLRGKYRDTEITDVLEQTRLAVRAGSKEICLVSQDTVFYGKDTDKLMDLVRSVAAVEGLEILRLLYLYPDKKTEKLLDLYREIPKIAPYLESPLQHVSKSVLKAMNRTGDYEFFKSLFQKARDIRPDLEIRTSFILGFPGETMEDVEEIIRFVEDVKPEKVNLFPYSPQDGTKGATMDGQLKNKEIARRVNLVREAYLGTLKSIHQNRIGKIYPCVVDEVLDEGAIVRRLQDAPEIDEVVYVDASNLKVGQFGKVRVDSFYELDMSGTWVV, from the coding sequence ATGCCGAAGGCCAAAGACAAAACCGATGAGACACCAAAGTCGTTTTTTATTACGACTCTTGGTTGTCCGAAAAACACTGTCGACTCCATGGCAATGCACCAGTCCTTACTCAAAGAGGGACTCCTTCCAGCTGCAGACCCGGAAGCCAGTGATTTTCACTTAGTAAATACATGTACGTTTATCCAAGATGCCACTAAGGAAACCATCCAAACCATACTTGATTCCATTGATATTAAGAAAAAGAACAAACAGAAGTTAGTGGTTGTGGGCTGTTTTGCTGAACGGGCGGGAAAAGAAATTTCCGCTGACCTTCCCGAAGTGGATTTACATTTCGGAACAGGTAAGTATGACAAAGCTGGTGAAATCTTACGTTCTCATTTCCCTCTCGATTTTAAAGACTTAACTGAATTCAATGAAGACCTTCTGGAAAGACTCAAAACTTCGAAAGGCATCGAAAATTATTCGAAACCCTATTCCTATGTAAAAATTTCTGACGGTTGTAACCGAGGTTGCCATTTTTGTATCATTCCCAATTTGCGTGGGAAGTACAGAGACACAGAAATTACAGATGTCCTCGAACAAACACGTCTTGCTGTAAGAGCAGGTTCCAAAGAGATCTGCCTAGTATCCCAAGACACAGTTTTTTATGGAAAGGATACAGACAAACTCATGGATTTGGTTCGGTCTGTGGCAGCTGTGGAAGGCCTTGAGATCTTACGGCTTCTCTATTTATATCCCGATAAAAAAACAGAAAAGTTACTCGATTTGTACAGAGAAATTCCTAAAATTGCCCCGTATTTGGAAAGCCCCTTACAACATGTTTCCAAATCGGTTTTAAAAGCAATGAATCGTACTGGTGATTATGAATTCTTCAAATCTTTATTCCAAAAAGCAAGGGACATCCGACCTGATTTAGAAATCCGCACTTCGTTTATTTTAGGTTTTCCTGGGGAAACCATGGAAGACGTGGAAGAAATCATTCGCTTTGTGGAAGATGTAAAACCAGAAAAGGTAAATCTCTTTCCTTATTCTCCCCAAGACGGAACGAAAGGTGCCACCATGGATGGACAACTGAAAAACAAAGAAATTGCCCGCCGAGTGAACCTTGTGCGGGAAGCCTACCTTGGTACATTAAAGAGCATCCACCAAAACCGGATTGGAAAAATTTACCCTTGCGTCGTAGATGAAGTGTTAGACGAGGGAGCGATTGTACGTCGCCTCCAAGATGCACCGGAAATTGATGAAGTGGTGTATGTGGATGCGTCCAATTTAAAAGTAGGACAGTTTGGTAAGGTAAGAGTGGATTCTTTTTATGAACTCGATATGTCAGGGACTTGGGTGGTTTAG
- the pgsA gene encoding CDP-diacylglycerol--glycerol-3-phosphate 3-phosphatidyltransferase yields the protein MEDWKTIANIPNLLTVLRVLALPFFIFALFQKEWEYQIFAFVIFALASLTDLVDGYLARKWNQQTEFGKFLDPLADKFLVIGCFITFLFIHEPIEVWMVVLIVGRDMLITFLRYIAVRSGNSLRTTMMGKVKTAFQMGAILIILVVFMLISGKRRAMINETYAMGKLAGYSTFEVASQHANEFYTLVKTSESISWKDIFDSIASFVPYFGMLFTTFITVISGLRYIFTNYQLLTFSNLKRIFYDRSHN from the coding sequence GTGGAAGATTGGAAAACTATTGCCAATATACCAAATTTACTAACCGTACTCCGTGTACTGGCATTGCCATTTTTTATCTTTGCCTTATTCCAAAAGGAATGGGAATACCAAATTTTTGCCTTTGTCATTTTTGCTTTGGCTTCTCTGACTGATTTAGTGGATGGGTATCTCGCGAGAAAATGGAACCAACAAACGGAATTTGGAAAATTCCTGGATCCGCTCGCAGATAAATTTTTAGTCATTGGATGTTTTATTACTTTTTTATTCATCCATGAACCCATCGAAGTTTGGATGGTTGTCCTCATTGTTGGGCGAGATATGCTCATCACCTTCCTTCGTTACATTGCGGTTCGTTCGGGAAATAGCCTTCGTACGACCATGATGGGAAAGGTAAAAACAGCATTCCAAATGGGTGCCATCCTCATCATCCTTGTGGTATTTATGCTCATCTCTGGAAAACGCCGTGCTATGATCAATGAAACCTATGCAATGGGAAAACTCGCTGGGTATTCTACGTTTGAAGTGGCGTCCCAGCATGCGAATGAGTTTTATACATTGGTTAAAACCTCTGAAAGTATCAGTTGGAAAGATATTTTTGATTCCATTGCTTCCTTTGTTCCTTATTTTGGAATGTTATTCACCACGTTTATTACTGTGATTTCAGGACTACGGTATATCTTTACCAATTATCAATTGTTAACCTTTTCCAATCTCAAAAGGATATTTTATGACCGCTCTCACAATTAA